The following are encoded together in the Edaphobacter lichenicola genome:
- a CDS encoding 2,3,4,5-tetrahydropyridine-2,6-dicarboxylate N-succinyltransferase, giving the protein MNGDLQERIEHWFAQGAAAIGNAEAEACFLELRGKLEAGELRAAEPDASVPLGWRVNGWVKRGILLGFRIGTMREMGGETLRFIDKHTYPVRRFVVADGVRVVPGGVSARSGAYVAKGVALIPPSYVNVGAYVDEGTMVDSHALVGSCAQVGKRVHLSAAAQIGGVLEPVNASPVIIEDDCLIGGNTGVYEGTVVRRRAVVAAGTVLTRGTPVYDLVKGEIYKATAEMPLVIPEGAVVVPGSRAVSKGKGAEWGLSLAAPVIVKYRDEKTELSLVLEEILR; this is encoded by the coding sequence TTGAACGGAGATTTGCAGGAGCGGATTGAGCATTGGTTTGCGCAGGGTGCGGCGGCGATTGGGAATGCTGAGGCGGAGGCGTGTTTTCTTGAGCTGCGCGGGAAGCTGGAGGCTGGCGAGTTGCGGGCTGCGGAGCCGGATGCTTCGGTGCCGCTGGGCTGGCGGGTGAATGGGTGGGTGAAACGCGGGATTCTGCTGGGGTTTCGCATTGGAACGATGAGGGAGATGGGTGGGGAGACGCTGCGGTTTATTGATAAACATACTTATCCGGTGCGGCGATTTGTGGTTGCGGATGGGGTGCGCGTGGTGCCGGGTGGCGTGAGTGCGCGGAGTGGGGCGTATGTGGCTAAGGGGGTTGCGTTGATTCCGCCTTCTTACGTGAATGTGGGGGCGTATGTGGATGAGGGGACGATGGTGGACTCCCATGCGCTGGTGGGGAGTTGCGCGCAGGTGGGGAAGCGGGTGCATCTGAGTGCGGCGGCACAAATTGGCGGGGTGCTGGAGCCGGTGAATGCTTCGCCTGTGATTATTGAGGATGACTGCCTTATTGGCGGAAATACTGGGGTTTATGAGGGTACCGTGGTGCGGAGGCGCGCGGTGGTGGCGGCTGGAACCGTGTTGACGCGGGGGACGCCGGTGTATGACCTGGTGAAGGGCGAGATCTATAAAGCTACGGCAGAGATGCCGCTGGTGATTCCTGAGGGGGCAGTGGTGGTGCCGGGGTCAAGGGCAGTTTCGAAGGGGAAGGGCGCGGAGTGGGGGTTGAGTTTGGCGGCTCCGGTGATTGTTAAATATCGGGATGAGAAAACTGAGCTTTCTTTGGTGTTAGAGGAGATTTTGCGGTGA
- a CDS encoding tannase/feruloyl esterase family alpha/beta hydrolase, translating into MFAFRRSTEAFPSLRTGYLPRFAGVCLGIPLLLLATSLAMAQDTPSAAPSTPDALKCAALAQLKLEDAPGGPAIISSAHLVEVPSTGLDQWIVIPSGYGSVAARIPTRIHAYCDVTGYVAPQNKFELKLPLPDDWNQKFFFTACGGFCGYLDGRRCNLGLARGYATVTGNGGHESVMGFDGVWAANAPELQEDFGWRSNHVVTLISKVIVTHYYGAPIKYSYMVGNSKGGQAVLMEAQRFPEDFDGLMPSAPVYDYTGRNTIAAAWFAQGITDGHGGSVITAETSQVVHNSVLEHCGAQSGVEEGLVTDPPACKWNPEMIACADGTQKRDCLNQKQVSAIKRLMSPATNSKGEVLWAYPYIPGTETQWGAWNYFGALSPGLPPRTANLDLPGQHMKYLADSKVRENIDALNFDFDRDPPTLERSRQIYDATSLDLRSFKAHGGKIVMWHGWADGAISATSSIGYNEGVTRLMGGRKQTEDFFRLFLIPGVHHGGGGPGLTEFDAFTALENWVEKGHAPDVLIAGRSTNGVVERSRPVFPYPILAHYSGHGDPRHADSFVPFDPSTH; encoded by the coding sequence ATGTTCGCCTTCCGCCGATCGACCGAAGCGTTTCCCTCATTGAGAACCGGATATCTCCCCCGATTTGCAGGAGTCTGTCTCGGCATCCCCCTCCTATTGCTGGCGACGTCGTTGGCCATGGCGCAGGATACGCCGAGCGCGGCGCCATCTACCCCGGATGCCCTGAAGTGCGCCGCTTTGGCCCAGTTGAAGCTCGAAGACGCTCCAGGAGGCCCGGCAATCATCTCTTCGGCACACCTGGTCGAAGTGCCGTCGACCGGTCTCGATCAGTGGATCGTCATCCCCAGCGGATACGGAAGCGTTGCCGCTCGCATTCCCACTCGTATCCACGCGTATTGCGACGTCACCGGCTATGTGGCGCCTCAGAACAAATTCGAATTGAAACTACCTCTGCCCGACGATTGGAATCAGAAATTCTTCTTTACCGCGTGCGGCGGCTTCTGTGGCTATCTTGATGGCAGACGATGCAATCTTGGCCTCGCGCGTGGTTATGCCACAGTCACGGGGAACGGCGGACACGAGAGCGTCATGGGGTTCGACGGCGTATGGGCTGCCAACGCCCCCGAGCTACAAGAAGACTTCGGTTGGCGAAGCAACCATGTCGTCACGCTCATTTCAAAGGTTATCGTCACGCACTACTATGGCGCACCCATCAAGTATTCCTACATGGTTGGCAACTCAAAGGGTGGCCAGGCAGTCCTGATGGAGGCTCAAAGGTTTCCCGAAGACTTCGATGGACTGATGCCCAGCGCTCCGGTTTACGACTACACCGGACGGAATACAATCGCAGCGGCCTGGTTTGCGCAAGGCATCACCGATGGTCACGGAGGCTCGGTGATCACCGCCGAAACCTCTCAAGTCGTACACAACTCTGTGCTCGAGCACTGTGGAGCGCAGTCGGGCGTCGAAGAGGGGCTCGTGACCGATCCGCCAGCCTGCAAATGGAACCCGGAGATGATTGCCTGTGCCGACGGCACCCAGAAACGGGATTGTCTGAATCAGAAACAGGTCAGCGCGATCAAGCGTCTGATGTCCCCAGCTACAAACTCCAAGGGGGAAGTACTCTGGGCTTACCCCTACATCCCGGGAACGGAGACCCAGTGGGGAGCCTGGAACTACTTTGGGGCGCTCAGTCCCGGACTTCCTCCGCGCACCGCCAACCTGGACCTTCCTGGGCAGCACATGAAATACCTCGCAGACTCGAAGGTGAGGGAGAACATTGATGCTCTCAACTTCGACTTTGATCGCGATCCCCCAACCCTCGAGAGATCGCGCCAAATTTATGATGCGACCTCGCTTGACCTGCGTTCCTTCAAGGCGCACGGTGGCAAGATTGTCATGTGGCATGGTTGGGCCGATGGAGCCATCTCTGCGACATCCTCAATCGGATATAACGAAGGGGTCACCAGGCTGATGGGAGGGCGAAAACAAACGGAAGACTTCTTCCGGCTCTTCCTGATTCCAGGAGTGCATCACGGTGGCGGAGGTCCGGGTCTCACCGAGTTTGACGCATTCACGGCCTTGGAGAACTGGGTCGAAAAGGGCCACGCTCCCGATGTGCTGATTGCCGGACGCTCAACCAATGGCGTCGTGGAGCGATCGCGACCCGTCTTTCCCTATCCAATTCTGGCCCATTACTCCGGACACGGCGACCCCAGACACGCCGACAGTTTCGTGCCGTTCGATCCTTCCACACACTGA
- the rpiA gene encoding ribose-5-phosphate isomerase RpiA codes for MSSPESNSTDAAKRRAAVWAAAQIEDGMAVGLGTGSTSALVIEEVGRRVAEGLRIKAIATSEASQKLALEWKIPMSDFAHLPQLDMTIDGADEVQEGTLYLIKGHGGALLREKIVAMASKKLIIAVDPRKLVKTLGAVFALPVEVVPFGYETTIRRLEDLGFESELRVTDEGKPYVTDGQHYIVHCKLPQVGFDAYEAAAKLKGTVGVVEHGLFLGMASKVVIGGLEGIEVLEAAR; via the coding sequence ATGAGTTCTCCTGAGAGCAATTCGACCGATGCAGCCAAGCGCCGGGCTGCGGTATGGGCGGCAGCGCAGATTGAAGATGGAATGGCGGTGGGCCTGGGAACGGGGTCCACTTCGGCGCTGGTGATTGAAGAGGTGGGGCGAAGGGTTGCGGAGGGGTTGCGGATCAAGGCGATCGCTACGTCTGAGGCCTCGCAGAAGCTGGCGTTGGAGTGGAAGATTCCGATGAGCGACTTTGCGCATCTGCCGCAGCTGGACATGACGATCGATGGCGCGGATGAGGTGCAGGAGGGGACGCTTTATCTGATCAAGGGGCATGGCGGGGCGCTGCTGCGCGAGAAGATTGTGGCGATGGCGAGTAAGAAGCTGATCATTGCAGTGGACCCGCGGAAGCTGGTGAAGACGCTGGGAGCCGTGTTTGCGTTGCCGGTGGAGGTGGTGCCGTTTGGCTATGAGACGACGATCAGGCGGCTCGAGGATCTGGGGTTTGAGTCGGAGCTGCGGGTGACGGACGAGGGGAAACCGTATGTGACGGATGGGCAGCACTACATTGTGCACTGCAAGCTGCCACAGGTTGGGTTCGATGCGTATGAGGCGGCGGCGAAGTTGAAGGGGACGGTTGGGGTGGTGGAGCATGGGCTGTTTCTGGGGATGGCGAGCAAGGTGGTGATTGGTGGGTTGGAGGGGATCGAGGTTCTGGAGGCGGCGCGGTAG
- a CDS encoding aminopeptidase, translated as MNVMEAVAKTTFADLTFEEKLDRLAEVAVKVGLGLRAGQELIMSAPMEALPLVRRITEHAYKAGALLVTTFYADDPSVLARFEYGADASFDYAPKWLQDGIAEGFRSGAARLAIAGTNPALLAKQDPAKVARANVAASKAGKPAMELITRHEINWTIVACATPEWAKLVFPGEPVEIAVAKLWEAIFVASRIAVNDPVVEWQEHGARLKKRMEMLNAKRFYALHFKGPGTDLKVGLADDHLWAGGGTTAGNGVYCQPNIPTEECFTTPHKDRVDGTVRASKPLSHQGTLIENIAVRFEGGKIVEATATAGEDVLNRLISTDDGARRLGEVALVPHSSPIAQSGVLFWSTLFDENAASHIALGQAYSTCLIGGEKMDAEQLAALGANASLIHVDWMIGSGEMDVDGVAADGSAEPLMRKGEWV; from the coding sequence ATGAATGTGATGGAAGCAGTGGCGAAGACGACGTTTGCGGATCTTACGTTTGAAGAGAAGCTGGACCGGCTGGCAGAGGTCGCGGTGAAGGTTGGGCTGGGGTTGCGGGCTGGGCAGGAGCTGATCATGTCCGCTCCGATGGAGGCGCTGCCGCTGGTGCGGAGGATCACCGAGCATGCGTATAAGGCGGGGGCGCTGCTGGTGACTACGTTCTACGCGGATGACCCGAGTGTGCTGGCGCGGTTTGAGTATGGAGCGGATGCGAGCTTCGACTATGCGCCGAAGTGGCTGCAGGATGGGATTGCGGAGGGTTTCCGGAGTGGCGCGGCGCGGCTGGCGATTGCGGGGACGAATCCTGCGCTGCTGGCGAAGCAGGATCCGGCGAAGGTGGCGCGGGCCAATGTTGCGGCGTCGAAGGCGGGCAAGCCGGCGATGGAGTTGATTACGCGACATGAGATCAACTGGACGATTGTGGCGTGCGCGACGCCGGAGTGGGCGAAGCTGGTGTTTCCGGGAGAGCCGGTGGAGATCGCGGTGGCGAAGCTTTGGGAGGCGATCTTCGTGGCCTCGCGGATCGCGGTGAACGATCCGGTGGTCGAGTGGCAGGAGCATGGTGCGCGGTTGAAGAAGCGTATGGAGATGTTGAATGCGAAGCGGTTCTATGCGCTGCACTTCAAGGGGCCGGGGACAGATTTGAAGGTGGGGTTAGCGGATGACCATCTGTGGGCCGGCGGTGGGACTACTGCGGGGAATGGGGTTTATTGTCAGCCGAATATTCCTACCGAGGAGTGCTTTACGACTCCGCATAAGGATCGCGTGGATGGGACGGTAAGGGCGTCGAAGCCGCTGTCGCACCAGGGGACGCTGATTGAAAATATTGCGGTGCGGTTTGAAGGCGGGAAGATCGTTGAGGCTACGGCGACGGCTGGCGAGGATGTGCTGAATAGGTTGATCAGCACGGATGATGGCGCGCGACGGCTGGGGGAGGTGGCGCTGGTGCCGCACTCGTCGCCGATTGCGCAGAGTGGGGTGTTGTTCTGGAGTACGCTGTTCGATGAGAATGCGGCGAGCCATATTGCGCTGGGGCAGGCTTACTCGACGTGTCTGATTGGCGGCGAGAAGATGGATGCGGAGCAGCTGGCGGCGCTGGGTGCGAATGCGAGTTTGATCCATGTGGACTGGATGATCGGGTCGGGCGAGATGGATGTGGATGGGGTGGCGGCCGATGGGAGTGCTGAGCCGTTGATGCGTAAGGGTGAGTGGGTTTAG
- a CDS encoding pyridoxal phosphate-dependent aminotransferase: MNSDRTQGVSRRSFLRIVGAASAAATSFPAFAAMTPAAAPAGQTARRTRGMQALSPDTVVISSNENPLGPAQSALTAICSMGVQGGRYHWDEYVKTIDVFNGEFGLKKDYSALFPGSSGPLDLALMSNLGPDKPLVYGDPSYEQGPRAAEVMKAPKYPVPLTATYAHDVRAMLKAHPSPGAYYIVNPNNPTGTMTPKEDIVWLVNNKPKGSVVIIDEAYHHFSNDESCIDLVNQDKDVIVMRTFSKIYGMAGLRAGFVVARPDLIERFNNVGGPSQSLASVSIASAAAARASLQDKDLVPLRKKINADIRTETVEFLTKHGYKVIPGSQGNMFMVDVKRPGREFQNAMLKENVAVGRTWSAMPNYVRVTVGTKAEMEKFQTAFVKCMDMPAGAANGAAALHMPEFHVPSELYRG, translated from the coding sequence ATGAATTCCGATAGGACGCAAGGCGTTTCGCGTAGATCGTTTCTGCGCATCGTTGGTGCGGCTTCGGCGGCAGCCACCTCGTTTCCTGCATTCGCCGCGATGACACCGGCTGCTGCGCCCGCCGGTCAGACAGCACGACGAACGCGTGGGATGCAGGCGCTGTCGCCTGACACTGTGGTGATCAGCTCGAATGAAAATCCGCTGGGACCGGCGCAGTCCGCGTTGACGGCGATATGTAGCATGGGCGTGCAGGGCGGCCGGTATCACTGGGATGAGTACGTAAAGACGATCGATGTCTTCAACGGGGAGTTTGGGTTGAAGAAGGACTATTCGGCGTTGTTCCCTGGATCGAGCGGGCCGCTGGATCTGGCGCTGATGTCGAACCTTGGCCCGGATAAGCCGCTGGTGTATGGGGACCCCAGCTATGAGCAGGGGCCGCGCGCGGCGGAGGTGATGAAGGCGCCGAAGTACCCTGTGCCGTTGACTGCGACCTATGCGCATGACGTGCGGGCGATGTTGAAGGCGCATCCTTCGCCGGGGGCGTATTACATTGTGAATCCGAACAACCCAACGGGGACGATGACGCCTAAGGAGGACATCGTCTGGTTGGTGAATAACAAGCCGAAGGGGTCGGTGGTGATCATCGACGAGGCTTACCATCACTTCTCGAATGACGAGTCGTGCATCGATCTGGTGAACCAGGATAAAGATGTGATCGTAATGCGGACGTTCTCGAAGATCTACGGGATGGCTGGTCTGCGAGCGGGATTTGTGGTGGCGCGGCCGGATCTGATTGAGCGGTTCAACAATGTCGGCGGGCCTAGCCAGAGTCTGGCGAGTGTCTCGATTGCCAGCGCTGCTGCTGCTCGGGCGAGTTTGCAGGACAAGGACCTGGTGCCTCTGCGTAAGAAGATCAATGCGGATATTCGGACGGAGACGGTGGAGTTTTTGACGAAGCATGGTTACAAGGTCATTCCGGGGTCGCAGGGCAATATGTTCATGGTGGATGTGAAGCGGCCCGGGAGGGAGTTTCAGAACGCCATGCTGAAGGAAAACGTTGCGGTTGGCCGGACGTGGTCGGCGATGCCGAACTATGTGCGCGTGACGGTGGGGACGAAGGCTGAGATGGAGAAGTTCCAGACGGCCTTTGTGAAGTGCATGGATATGCCGGCGGGCGCGGCGAATGGGGCGGCGGCGCTGCATATGCCGGAGTTCCATGTGCCGTCGGAGCTCTATCGGGGCTAG
- a CDS encoding 4-hydroxy-tetrahydrodipicolinate reductase yields the protein MRVLVLGMGKTGKLVASVAAEHGHSVHVLDAKENAGASALTPPFVSGFDVVIDFTTPEATVQNMRSCLATGAKMVVGTTGWYDKLADMRALAERKQAGLLYGTNFSVGVQTMLKLAAAMGNELKKAGYAFSIAETHHASKLDSPSGTAISLAKVVEAATGASAIPVEAKREGDVMGFHSLTAASDADRLVLTHEASSRRGFAEGAVRAAEWLSSRTGCYDFQDVYAEV from the coding sequence ATGCGGGTTTTGGTTTTGGGGATGGGGAAGACGGGTAAGCTAGTGGCGTCGGTTGCAGCGGAGCATGGGCATAGCGTGCATGTGCTGGATGCGAAGGAGAATGCGGGGGCTTCCGCGCTGACGCCACCGTTTGTTTCGGGGTTCGATGTTGTGATTGATTTCACTACGCCTGAGGCGACGGTTCAGAATATGCGGTCTTGCCTGGCGACGGGCGCGAAGATGGTGGTTGGAACGACGGGATGGTATGACAAGCTTGCGGATATGCGGGCGTTGGCTGAGCGGAAGCAGGCGGGGCTGTTGTATGGAACGAACTTTTCGGTGGGCGTGCAGACGATGTTGAAGTTGGCCGCGGCGATGGGGAATGAGTTGAAGAAGGCGGGATATGCGTTTTCGATTGCGGAGACGCACCATGCGAGCAAGCTGGATTCGCCTTCGGGCACGGCGATAAGTCTGGCGAAAGTGGTTGAGGCTGCGACTGGTGCGAGTGCGATTCCGGTTGAGGCGAAGCGCGAGGGGGATGTGATGGGATTTCATTCGCTAACCGCTGCGAGCGATGCGGACCGCCTGGTGCTGACGCATGAGGCGTCTTCGCGGAGAGGGTTTGCCGAGGGCGCGGTGAGGGCGGCGGAGTGGCTGTCGTCGCGGACGGGATGTTACGACTTTCAAGACGTTTATGCCGAGGTGTAA
- a CDS encoding dihydrolipoyl dehydrogenase family protein, with product MSTPEQYDAIIIGSGEADKYLAWHLASQGKKVANIEDKRLGGACPNIACLPSKNVIHSAKVASFFHRGAEFGIVHGDWHVDMAAVSARRQRMIDGLRDMHLANYAKSKAEIVMGFGRFLAEKTIEVALNAGGTRTLRSDSIFLDTGSRATIDPIPGLADSAPMTHIEVLELTTLPEHLLVLGGGFIGLELAQAMRRFGSNVTIIERNPTLVHREDADVTEALHQLFADEGIDIVTSATVTRVEGTNGKSVTVHLNDGASLEGTHLLVATGRTPNTQNMGLDLVGIKTTPSGHFQVNDRLETTAPGVWALGDCAGSPHFTHASFDDFRIVRDNLAGASRNTKNRQIPSVTFTDPELAHAGLTENEAKKQGIAYRLGKIPMAAALRTRTLDETRSFMKVLIGSDDRILGFTAFGPGAGELLPVIQLAISANLPYTAVHNLILTHPTLSEGFLNLFNTIPKQPA from the coding sequence ATGTCCACGCCCGAACAGTACGACGCAATCATCATCGGCAGCGGAGAAGCCGACAAATATCTAGCCTGGCACCTTGCCTCTCAGGGCAAGAAAGTCGCCAACATCGAAGACAAGCGTCTAGGCGGAGCCTGTCCCAACATCGCCTGCCTGCCCAGCAAAAACGTCATCCACTCCGCCAAGGTAGCCTCCTTCTTTCACCGCGGAGCCGAGTTCGGCATCGTCCACGGCGACTGGCACGTCGACATGGCAGCCGTCAGCGCCCGCCGCCAGCGAATGATCGACGGCCTCCGCGACATGCACCTCGCCAACTACGCCAAATCCAAAGCCGAGATCGTCATGGGCTTCGGCCGCTTCCTCGCCGAAAAGACCATCGAAGTCGCCCTCAACGCCGGTGGCACCCGCACCCTCCGCTCCGACTCCATCTTCCTCGACACCGGTTCCCGCGCCACCATCGACCCCATCCCCGGCCTCGCCGACTCCGCGCCAATGACCCACATCGAAGTCCTCGAGCTCACCACCCTCCCCGAGCATCTCCTCGTCCTCGGCGGCGGCTTCATCGGTCTCGAACTCGCCCAGGCCATGCGCCGCTTCGGCTCCAACGTCACCATCATCGAGCGCAACCCAACCCTCGTCCACCGCGAAGACGCCGACGTCACCGAAGCTCTCCACCAGCTCTTCGCAGACGAAGGCATCGACATCGTCACCAGCGCCACCGTCACCCGCGTCGAAGGCACCAACGGCAAATCTGTAACCGTCCACCTGAACGACGGAGCCAGCCTGGAGGGCACCCACCTCCTGGTCGCCACCGGCCGCACCCCAAACACGCAAAACATGGGCCTCGACCTCGTCGGCATCAAGACCACCCCCTCCGGCCACTTCCAGGTCAACGACCGCCTCGAGACCACCGCACCCGGCGTCTGGGCTCTGGGCGACTGCGCCGGCTCCCCCCACTTCACCCACGCCTCCTTCGACGACTTCCGCATCGTCCGCGACAATCTCGCCGGAGCCAGCCGCAACACAAAGAACCGCCAGATTCCCTCCGTCACCTTCACCGACCCCGAACTAGCCCACGCAGGCCTTACTGAAAACGAAGCAAAGAAGCAGGGAATCGCCTACCGCCTCGGCAAGATCCCCATGGCCGCCGCCCTCCGCACCCGCACCCTGGATGAAACCCGCAGTTTCATGAAGGTCCTCATCGGTTCCGACGACCGAATCCTGGGCTTCACCGCCTTCGGCCCAGGCGCAGGCGAACTCCTCCCAGTCATCCAGCTGGCCATCTCCGCCAACCTGCCCTACACCGCCGTCCACAACCTCATCCTCACCCACCCCACCCTCTCCGAGGGCTTCCTCAACCTCTTCAACACCATCCCAAAGCAACCAGCATAA
- the dapA gene encoding 4-hydroxy-tetrahydrodipicolinate synthase yields MELMGCGTALVTPFRRDGSVDEPALHALVTWQIESGIDFLVPCGTTGEASTLTEVEWLRAIEVVVAAAGGRVPVFAGCTHNSTHEAVARVQKLSQVHGLTGVLSANPYYNRPGQEGQYQHFRAIAEATELPVLLYNIPSRTGANLEPATVLRLAELKNVIGVKESSGNIAQITELLTTAPRSFKVFAGDDGLALPVLALGGAGLVSVASNVIPGQMARMVGAALENDWVDARRINRQFFRLMQAHFWEASPAPVKAVLHMLGRGEDVLRLPMVPVSDATRRRLERMVGELGMLVRVPATGDDLRMF; encoded by the coding sequence ATGGAATTGATGGGTTGTGGAACGGCGCTGGTGACTCCCTTTCGCAGGGACGGCAGCGTAGATGAGCCTGCGCTGCATGCTCTGGTGACGTGGCAGATCGAGAGCGGGATCGATTTTCTTGTGCCTTGCGGGACGACTGGTGAGGCTTCGACGTTGACCGAAGTCGAGTGGCTGCGAGCGATTGAGGTGGTGGTTGCGGCTGCGGGGGGACGGGTGCCGGTGTTTGCGGGGTGCACGCATAACTCGACGCATGAGGCTGTGGCGCGGGTGCAGAAGCTGTCGCAGGTGCATGGGCTGACGGGCGTTCTGTCGGCTAATCCTTACTACAATCGGCCGGGGCAGGAGGGGCAGTATCAGCACTTTCGTGCGATCGCCGAGGCGACGGAGCTGCCCGTGCTGCTGTACAACATTCCTTCGCGGACGGGTGCGAATCTGGAGCCGGCGACAGTGCTTCGGCTGGCGGAGCTGAAGAATGTGATTGGAGTGAAGGAATCGAGTGGGAATATTGCGCAGATTACCGAGCTGCTGACGACGGCGCCGCGGAGCTTCAAGGTGTTTGCAGGGGACGACGGGCTGGCGTTGCCGGTGCTGGCGCTGGGCGGGGCTGGGTTGGTTTCGGTGGCTTCGAATGTGATTCCGGGGCAGATGGCGCGGATGGTGGGGGCGGCGCTGGAGAACGATTGGGTGGATGCGAGGCGGATCAATCGGCAGTTCTTCCGGCTTATGCAGGCGCACTTCTGGGAGGCTAGCCCTGCTCCGGTGAAGGCGGTGCTGCATATGCTGGGTCGCGGGGAGGATGTGCTGCGGCTGCCGATGGTGCCGGTGTCGGATGCGACGCGGAGACGGCTGGAGCGGATGGTGGGAGAGTTGGGAATGTTGGTGAGGGTTCCAGCGACTGGCGATGATCTGCGGATGTTTTAG
- a CDS encoding ribonuclease J, producing the protein MAQDKLKMIPLGGLGEFGMNCMAIRWQDDIIVIDAGLMFPEEELLGVDIVVPDISYLTENREKVRAILLTHGHEDHIGGLPWILSELNVPVYGTEFTLAYVEGKLEEHRLLDDADLNEMIPGHRITLGPFSIMPIRVTHSLVDCVALAIHTPVGVVLHTGDFKIDLSPPDNKPFDLHAFAELGKQGVLALLQDSTNVDRNGYTPSERAVRPKLDEIFSQTKKKLFFSCFSSSIHRIRLAMELAHQHGRKVAVIGRSLDNSTEIAQDLGYLDLPQGLVINPGQIRDFAPNKLLIMISGTQGEPMSALSRAAVNNHKFAHIDAGDTVLLSSRVIPGNEKSIYRMIDHLERRDAKVIHDDGQSGLIHVSGHGSQEELRLMINLVRPKFFIPIHGDYRHLKRHAELAGSMGVVEKTILMEDGDVLELDKGSATKTGKVTVGRVCIDSGGTSTDVVEDIVIRDRKHLSEDGIVLPIIAINKQTGLLENPPEIVIRGMAIATEEGLISEARQVVQRTLEGSSAEEKADYGVIKEKIRNDLKRYIQKSTSRRPLIMPVILEI; encoded by the coding sequence ATGGCACAAGATAAATTGAAGATGATTCCGCTGGGTGGCCTTGGCGAGTTCGGTATGAACTGCATGGCGATCCGCTGGCAGGATGACATTATTGTCATCGACGCCGGTCTGATGTTTCCTGAAGAAGAGTTGCTGGGTGTGGACATTGTTGTCCCGGATATCAGCTATTTGACTGAAAACCGCGAGAAGGTTCGCGCGATCCTTTTGACGCATGGACATGAAGACCACATTGGCGGACTGCCGTGGATTCTGTCTGAACTGAATGTTCCGGTGTATGGGACGGAGTTTACGCTGGCGTATGTCGAGGGCAAGCTGGAAGAGCACCGGCTACTGGATGATGCGGATCTGAACGAGATGATTCCCGGGCATCGGATTACGCTGGGGCCGTTTTCGATCATGCCGATCCGGGTGACGCACTCGCTGGTGGACTGCGTGGCGCTGGCGATTCATACGCCGGTGGGCGTGGTGCTGCATACGGGCGACTTCAAGATTGATCTTTCGCCACCGGATAACAAGCCGTTTGATCTGCATGCGTTTGCGGAGCTGGGCAAGCAGGGCGTGCTGGCGCTGTTGCAGGACTCAACCAACGTGGACCGCAATGGGTATACGCCGAGTGAGCGGGCTGTGCGGCCGAAGCTGGATGAGATCTTTTCGCAGACGAAGAAGAAACTTTTCTTCAGCTGCTTTTCGTCTTCGATTCATCGGATCCGACTGGCGATGGAGCTGGCGCATCAGCATGGGCGCAAGGTTGCCGTGATTGGGCGGTCGCTGGATAACTCGACCGAGATTGCGCAGGATCTTGGGTATCTCGATCTGCCGCAGGGTCTGGTGATCAATCCGGGGCAGATTCGTGATTTTGCTCCGAATAAATTGCTGATCATGATCAGCGGCACGCAGGGTGAGCCGATGAGTGCGCTGAGCCGGGCGGCGGTGAACAATCACAAGTTCGCGCATATCGATGCGGGTGATACGGTGCTCCTGAGCTCGCGGGTGATTCCGGGAAATGAGAAGTCGATCTACAGGATGATCGATCACCTGGAGCGGCGCGATGCGAAAGTGATTCATGATGATGGGCAGTCGGGTCTGATCCACGTGAGCGGGCATGGGAGCCAGGAGGAGCTGAGGTTGATGATCAACCTGGTGAGACCGAAGTTCTTTATTCCGATCCATGGTGACTATCGACACCTGAAGCGTCATGCTGAGCTTGCGGGGTCGATGGGCGTGGTAGAGAAGACGATTTTGATGGAGGACGGCGACGTTCTGGAGCTGGATAAGGGCTCGGCTACGAAGACCGGGAAGGTAACGGTTGGGCGAGTGTGCATTGATTCGGGCGGGACCTCGACGGACGTGGTGGAAGACATTGTCATTCGCGACCGGAAGCACTTGAGCGAGGATGGCATTGTGCTGCCGATCATTGCGATCAATAAACAGACAGGCCTGTTGGAGAATCCGCCTGAGATTGTGATCCGCGGTATGGCGATCGCAACAGAAGAGGGTTTGATCAGTGAGGCGCGGCAGGTGGTGCAGCGGACGCTGGAAGGGTCTTCGGCGGAAGAGAAGGCCGACTATGGCGTGATCAAAGAGAAGATTCGCAACGATCTGAAGCGGTATATCCAGAAGAGCACGAGCCGGCGTCCTTTGATCATGCCGGTGATTCTGGAGATATGA